CTTGACGCCAGTCGGACCAAGATGAGTCTTTTAGGCCTGGATGATAAATCCAATACGTCTCAGGCTGTCTCCTCTGTCCGGGCTGGATCCGGGGTCTGTCCTGCGCCTGTCTACTGCCAGATTCTTCCTGTCTCTTGTCCTTCCTCCACTGTCACAGCCTCTCAGAGCCAGAAGCAACACCTAAAACCTGTCCCATCAGCAGCCACCACTGCACTACaacaggcacaaacacaagcaGCTTCTCCTGCCCATGTCATCCTCCTGGGGGGTCAGGGGCCAAAAGGCCCCGTAATGCTCCTCGTCCCTCGGCCGGCTGTTCCTACACTCTACGTGCAGCCAGCACTGGTGACCCCTGGTGGCACCAAACTAGCAGCCATCGCCCCCGCGCCCGGTCGTGTCGTGTTGGAGCAAAGAGAAAAGCCTCCGCAGCCAGAAGTGTCCCGTGTACGCAGTCATGTTTGTCCTCATGAGGACTGCTGCAAAACCTACTTCAAGAGCTCCCACCTCAAAGCCCACAtgaggacacacacaggtaagagATGAATGATTTTAATATAGAAATATAGGACACCTAAAAAAGTATATGCATTTTGCGGGGATtcttcccataatgttgtcagacactaagaataataatctgagcctgtcagcggcaaaaacaaaCACTTCTGTGGACgtagagtgagcagcagcttcttgtggaagtatgatgaagtgaaacacattatttgtataaaaagaaaagaaacacggccgctgtaacgaaacagcgagagaaagctaggcagacgatcacggaccgactgaatgtgtaagcagcatAAACATATACATTAACGGACCACTGCTCTGCattgaaaccgtcataatcataccatcCAAGGATTAgttactaatcatttgcacaaattaagagttgtactctttgccttaaaattgagcagaagataatgttactcaggaaattttccaggaagatcaattttctacaacgctagaatatgatatatagcctaaatatctctttcactctgtttctctctctcatgggctaaaatatacatttcctaagtcatattaacttccactgctcgcttttaatgcaaagtgtacaactgttaatttttgcaaatgacagtgactcattgaatggtttcagttaagagcagcagttcgtaaatgtatatttttagatcattcagtcggtccgctattatctgccacgcttttctcacatttgttttttttaataggaCAAGTTTCCTTCTTTACATATTACATGCTTTGCTCCCTCGTATATACTGTATGGACAGACaagaaagacactgaagaaatttgACTCTAAAATCTTGAAACCATAAAGAAAATTAAGTGAtcaattccatgcacactataaacatgaatgtaacggagtatattcatcagttatttccccccagctaAATATATgctcaaaaaccattgaggtgtcctctccctgttgtcacatgaatgtacagtagcctacatcactatatagttactggtccagtgaactaagactataatttgggaagATTGTACAATTAGgttcttaaaattgtaaaattctcccaaattatagttccagtttactggacaacacacattgtgtgctaagaatgccaaatacaatgcacatggaagaggaacaaacaGTATCCTTTACtgttaaagaatacaaaaaaataatgataaatattttagaattatttttttaaaataattctaGGTGCATTGTTCCACTATAAAAACACACGTGTACAGCACTCTatatattgcccttagtaacagacttaaTTTGCGACTTCATTAGCCTTAACtcattatctcaacaactgctgtaattaatatattcatcaaacttctaacaacaatatgaacagcagtcttcatacagcaatataacagtaataatggtcacaactttcattaataacagtacttaactGAACATCAATAGGCTATACACCTGTTGCATTTTCATACAggctgatgatgataataataataataataataataataataataataatgtaaaaaccactgctgagtgatcaaaaaaggctccaggattaaataaatcctggctgttagcctggtcaggagcaggctagctgttagcctggctgttagcttggtcaggagcaggctagctgttagcctggctttTAGcatggtcaggagcaggctagctgttagcctggctgttagcctggtcaggagcaggctagctgctagcctggctgttagcctggtcaggagcaggctagctgcacagaatacatctccatggtaacttaggttcctctgcttttgtgaaaccgagtcaaggctaaattcatccaggataacttggaaatcccggcttaatccgcTATCtaggttttgtgaaatagccctcAGGTTAGTCTatatgttagttagttagttagttagttagttagttagtaaaTATGAggttccaccggatgtccctcacctttcactttttttgtgttgggaAAGTCGGGAAACCTCCTCCGAGCTATTAGAACCGACAAtcagaacaaaaaaaatgttgagcAAAATTCTCAGCACACActcgacagccattttaattccagagctcgcctccctaagtgcacacgttccaccaaaacaagttccttcccgaggctattttgcagagttgCTGCGTCCGGACTTgaccaagaccattgtgattggtttaaagaaatgccaatgaaccagagcacgcTTTTTCTCCTATTCACTAATGttgcgtggactagccagaccttcctccgcagcgacATTTTTACAAAGCAGCCGAAGGTCAGCGTCATATGCAAAAAGATGACACAAGtgtgataaaaacaaacaacggTTCCTTTATCACTCTCGTAGGACTAAATTCCCAAATGTTTTCCAACAGGTGAGAAGCCCTTCAAGTGCAAGTGGGAGGGCTGCGAGAGGCGATTCGCTCGCTCCGACGAGCTGTCTCGCCACCGGCGTACCCACACGGGAGAGAAAAGGTTTGCCTGTCCCGTGTGCCTCAGCCGCTTCATGCGTAGCGACCACCTCGCCAAGCACGCCCGGCGACACCTTGCAGAGAGGAAGACGCCCCGCTGGACACCCGGTCTGCTGACCTCACTGCTTCCACAACACTCAGTCTGTCTTCAGCGAACTCTCTCGGAGACATCCCGATGAGACACCAAAGGGTGAAAATGAATGTGAGGCTTGGTGAGCCTCCAACAGTGCACTAGTTTTCAGTTCTGCGTCGTTCAACTGTTGAACAACGCAGAACTGAAAACTAGATTAGGTTGCAAGTCTTTGCTGCTTTATTCCTTAATAATTATGGTCGTATCTGAACAAGTTCATGAGACCGTTTCACTGAAAATAGCCACTATTATGTGAATCGATTACCAGATTTCATTCTTTAAGATGATTTGTTTTGGAATTTTAgtcctttttattttgaatggacaggtgaagacaggaaaggggggagagagggaatgacacgccgcaaagggccgcaggtcggaatcaaacTAGCGGCCGCtagactgagcctttgtacatggagGCACACGCTCATCCAGCTGAGCTAACAG
This window of the Perca flavescens isolate YP-PL-M2 chromosome 6, PFLA_1.0, whole genome shotgun sequence genome carries:
- the LOC114557168 gene encoding Krueppel-like factor 10 — translated: MEVEELHSDIQGESQPAPLGAGDMEAVQALMSMTKHWTRSFRLRHFRPLTPSSDCSEDDSVPFGSAVLLDSPLCMTPPYSPPTFEATHPPSGATFHQPAAAGSPSWQPIETHLHTHTAASQQRFHCTSVIRHTSDVHPVSREDRLTQVPTKDFKRELSSEYGLNSRESEGSSGIQSDSNAAMPQESFTVTVPNMLDASRTKMSLLGLDDKSNTSQAVSSVRAGSGVCPAPVYCQILPVSCPSSTVTASQSQKQHLKPVPSAATTALQQAQTQAASPAHVILLGGQGPKGPVMLLVPRPAVPTLYVQPALVTPGGTKLAAIAPAPGRVVLEQREKPPQPEVSRVRSHVCPHEDCCKTYFKSSHLKAHMRTHTGEKPFKCKWEGCERRFARSDELSRHRRTHTGEKRFACPVCLSRFMRSDHLAKHARRHLAERKTPRWTPGLLTSLLPQHSVCLQRTLSETSR